A genomic segment from Ptychodera flava strain L36383 chromosome 23 unlocalized genomic scaffold, AS_Pfla_20210202 Scaffold_23__1_contigs__length_28996876_pilon, whole genome shotgun sequence encodes:
- the LOC139124060 gene encoding homeobox protein Hox-D5-like, translating to MSSYFVNSSLTSRYQNGQDFQVQHYNGSNRHYSPVSSSTVNYNAGYQYTNQHDTAYYPTESSVLQPPVSNRLTHTPTHTSYNIAANMESTPISAARNTPSTSPSLENGLANGLSGADKNTSNNAVNSQSDSMVYPWMRKMHMSSGANGMEAKRSRTAYTRYQTLELEKEFHFNRYLTRRRRIEIAHALGLSERQIKIWFQNRRMKWKKEHNVKSISQLMEDPKNGTTRVSAGPPSPTD from the exons ATGAGCTCGTATTTTGTGAACTCGTCGCTAACGAGCCGATATCAAAATGGCCAGGACTTTCAAGTGCAGCACTACAACGGGAGTAACCGACATTACAGTCCTGTTTCATCGTCCACGGTAAACTACAACGCGGGCTACCAGTACACAAACCAGCATGACACTGCGTACTACCCGACAGAGTCCAGCGTCCTACAACCGCCGGTCAGCAACCGACTCACCCATACCCCGACGCACACCTCCTACAATATCGCGGCGAACATGGAGTCCACGCCGATATCCGCTGCCCGGAACACACCGTCGACTTCTCCGAGCTTGGAAAATGGACTGGCAAACGGGCTGAGCGGggcagacaaaaacacaagcaACAACGCCGTCAACTCACAGTCCGACTCAATGGTTTACCCCTGGATGAGAAAGATGCACATGAGTTCAG GTGCGAATGGTATGGAGGCAAAGCGGAGCAGAACGGCCTACACCCGGTACCAGACACTAGAACTCGAAAAGGAATTCCACTTCAATCGGTACCTCACCCGAAGGCGGAGAATCGAAATCGCTCACGCGCTGGGACTGAGCGAACGCCAGATCAAAATCTGGTTCCAGAACAGACGCatgaaatggaaaaaagaaCACAATGTAAAGAGCATATCACAACTAATGGAAGACCCAAAAAATGGGACCACTAGAGTTTCTGCAGGGCCGCCTAGCCCAACGGACTAA